The segment CCGGAGCAACCAGCCGGGTCCGGCTGTGGATCATCCTGGGCTTGGTGGGATTGGCGCTAGCTATAGCGGCGTGGGTCTATCTGGGCAATGGCGCGCAGGCACGCGAATGTCCGGTGCAGGACGATGCGGCGGCGGCAATCGATGCGGCGGCCGTTGGTGAACTTGCTGCACTCAACGGCACGGGCGAGGGACGCGGCTATGCGACCATGGGCTTCAAGGATGCTACTGGCGCCGACATGACGATAGCCGATTTCAAGGGCAAGGCCCTGCTGGTCAATTTCTGGGCCAGCTGGTGCGTGCCGTGCCGCGAGGAAATGCCGGCGCTCGATGCGCTTGCCACAAAGTACAATTCCGATGCCTTCATGGTTCTGCCGATCAATCTCGACATCGGCGCCAATGGCCTGGAAAAGGCGCAGGGCTTCCTCGACGAAAACCAGTTCGCCAATCTGCCTCTCTATGCCGACAATACGTTTGCGGCCTTCGAGCGTCTCAAGCAGCAGGCCGTGGCCGTGGGCCTGCCAGCGACCCTGGTGCTGGACGAAAATGGGTGCGAGCTGGGCGTGCTGCAGGGTCCGGCGGAATGGAACACGCCGGACGGCGAAAAGGTGATCGAAGCGCTGATCGGGCTCGGGGCCTAGATCAAGCGGTCCACGTCATGCCCGCTCGAAATGATTGGGCGTGGTGCGTCACCATCCGGATTGTTGCCCGCAGCGGCGGCCTGTTCATTGTCCTGAGCGATGCGCAGCGCGCCTTGCAATTCGGCGACCTTGCCAAGCGAAGCCGCCATGGTGGCGCCTTCGCGATCGGCGATGCGGTTGATCATCACTGAGGGCGGAATGCCAAGTGCATTGCCCATGACATCTACGCCTGCTTGTTGACCTGAAGTCCCTGGCCTGGAGGGGCCGGGGGCATGGCCGACTGCAGCATATCGACCAGCAGCTGGCTTTGCAGATCGTGATTTTTCTTGAAGACGGCAATCTGGGTGCTGTTCTGCACCTTGGCCGAGTTCATCGCCATGACCTGCATGGAGAGATCGGTATTCATGACGGACCTCCTTCTGATAGTCCGCCTGCAACACTAAGTGCGGGATGTAAACAAAACCTTCGGCTGGCCTGTCTATTCGATGAAAATTGCAACTTAAGCGAAGGGGCGGAGGTGTCGAAACCGCGCACCCTAGTCGGGCTTTTTCACGTCACCGTAGTTGCCCGGCACCCAGAGGACATCCCTCGTGCCATTGCCATTGGCCACGCGGGCCAGCACAAACAGCAGATCCGACAGCCGGTTGAGGTAGCGAATGGCTTCCGGGCTGGTGTCCGGCTCGATCGAGGCCAGTTCCACCGTGATGCGCTCGGCACGCCGGGTCACGGTGCGCGCCAGGTGCAGCGCCGCCGACAGAGGCGTGCCGCCGGGCAGGATGAAGCTGGTCAGCGGCTCGACATCGGCGTTGAAGTGATCGATCTGTTTTTCGATGAAATCGGTCTGGATCGGGCGCACGCGGAGGCTTGGATAGGGCGCATCCGGCGTGTCTGCGCCGGGCGTGGCTAGGTCAGAGCCGACGTCGAACAGGTCGTTCTGGATCCGGCTCAGCACCTTATCGACCTTGGGCATGGAGGTTGTGTAAAGCCGGGCCTGGCCGACAAAGGCATTGGCCTCTTCCACCGTACCATAGGCATCGACGCGCAGGTCGTGCTTGGGGCGGCGCGGACCGCGCACCAGGCCGGTCGTGCCGTCATCGCCGGTGCGGGTATAAATCTTGTTGATCTTGACCATGACGCCTAGCCGCGGTTGCCGCCGAAGAAGAACAGCGCTGCCATCAGCAGAAAGAGCGCAATGGCCTGGCCAATGACGCGCAGGCGCATCAGGCGCTGGCTGGTATTGCCCGGGCCAGCCTTGAGCATGTTCCAAAGGCCCATGCCCAGGACCACGATGACGAAGAGCATGACAAGGGCGATGGCGATATTGAGAAGCGTCTGCATGAAGTCCTACCGGGTGGGCGTGCCGTTGATATAGGCGATGAGGCCCTCGGCAAGCGCGTCATAAATGGCACGAATCCGGTGCGAGGTGAACAATTCCCTGTGCGTGGTCAACCAGATCGGCAGCGGCGGTATGTCGAGCTCGATCGGGATCAGGACCATGCCAGGGGTCTGCTGCACCAGGTTTTTCTGGGCAAAGCCGATGCCCAGTCCGGCCTTGGTCAGTTCCCAGAGATGGGGCTGATCGTCGGAGCGCAGCACGAAACTGTCACGCGTCAGCGTGACCCCCAGTGTGCGGGCATGGGCCTGGATGGCCTCTGATCGGTCAAACCCGATGAGGTCATGTTGCCAGAGCTCGTCCATGCTGCGGGGACGGCCACGGCGAGCGAGATAGCTTTCATGGGCCGCGGGATAGAGCGGAATGTCGCCCAGATGCCGCGTGATCAGTTCGAGCTGGGTGGGCCGGAACATGCGCAGGGCAATATCGGCCTCGCGCATCAGGAGGTTCTCGGCCGAGTCGGATGGGATGATTTCGAGCGCGATGCGCGGATACAACTGGCGGATTCCCAGCAGGATTTTCGGCAAGACATAATTGGAGATCATCGCGCTGGCGGTGATACGCACCGTGCCGCCGGTCTCGTCCTGCGCGCCATCGGCCAGTATGGCGGCTTCGGCCAGCGCCGATTGCGCCTGCCCCACCGGCTCGTAGAGGCGGATGGCGATGGCGGTTGGACGCAGGCCAGTCAGGCTGCGGTCAAAGAGCGAGAGGCCGAGATCGGCTTCCAGCGTTTCCACATGCCGGCCAACCGTAGGCTGGCTGATGCCAAGGCCGCGCGCCGCCGCCGAGAGCGAGCCGTGCTTGATCACTGCAGCAAAACTGCGCCACAGCGCCCAATCCGGCTCCCTATTCATGATTGAATGTCACACCATCGAAATCTGCCAATTCGAATACGATATTGCATCGGGCATGGTCCTGTCATCAGCAGATGAGGAAGCATCATGACCAAGGGAAATGTCACCGTTCTGGGAAGCAATGGCCATATCGGCAATGCCGCGATGCGCGCCTTTGCCGAAGCCGGCTGGACCGTCACCGGTCTTGCCCGCGCCAATCGCAAACCCGTACCGAATACCAAGGTGATCATCGGCGACGCCAATGACCTCGAAACGGTCCGGGCAGCGACCGCTGATGCCGATGTGGTCGTCCATGCGCTGCACCTGCCCTATGATAAATGGGGCAATGGCGCCTCGGAGGCGCAGTTGCAGGTGGTGCTCGACGCCATCAAGGGCCACGGCAAGACGCTGCTCTTTCCCGGTACCATCTACAATTATCGTGCGACGGATCGCACGGTTGCTCCCGGCCTGCGTCAGTCGGGCGAGCAGCCACGCGGCGAAATCCGCATCCGGCTCGAACAGATGCTGCGCAAGGGCGCC is part of the uncultured Devosia sp. genome and harbors:
- a CDS encoding cob(I)yrinic acid a,c-diamide adenosyltransferase, whose product is MVKINKIYTRTGDDGTTGLVRGPRRPKHDLRVDAYGTVEEANAFVGQARLYTTSMPKVDKVLSRIQNDLFDVGSDLATPGADTPDAPYPSLRVRPIQTDFIEKQIDHFNADVEPLTSFILPGGTPLSAALHLARTVTRRAERITVELASIEPDTSPEAIRYLNRLSDLLFVLARVANGNGTRDVLWVPGNYGDVKKPD
- a CDS encoding twin transmembrane helix small protein, which translates into the protein MQTLLNIAIALVMLFVIVVLGMGLWNMLKAGPGNTSQRLMRLRVIGQAIALFLLMAALFFFGGNRG
- a CDS encoding LysR family transcriptional regulator, with the translated sequence MNREPDWALWRSFAAVIKHGSLSAAARGLGISQPTVGRHVETLEADLGLSLFDRSLTGLRPTAIAIRLYEPVGQAQSALAEAAILADGAQDETGGTVRITASAMISNYVLPKILLGIRQLYPRIALEIIPSDSAENLLMREADIALRMFRPTQLELITRHLGDIPLYPAAHESYLARRGRPRSMDELWQHDLIGFDRSEAIQAHARTLGVTLTRDSFVLRSDDQPHLWELTKAGLGIGFAQKNLVQQTPGMVLIPIELDIPPLPIWLTTHRELFTSHRIRAIYDALAEGLIAYINGTPTR
- a CDS encoding redoxin family protein, whose product is MTDMQAPRPGATSRVRLWIILGLVGLALAIAAWVYLGNGAQARECPVQDDAAAAIDAAAVGELAALNGTGEGRGYATMGFKDATGADMTIADFKGKALLVNFWASWCVPCREEMPALDALATKYNSDAFMVLPINLDIGANGLEKAQGFLDENQFANLPLYADNTFAAFERLKQQAVAVGLPATLVLDENGCELGVLQGPAEWNTPDGEKVIEALIGLGA
- a CDS encoding putative motility protein, which translates into the protein MNTDLSMQVMAMNSAKVQNSTQIAVFKKNHDLQSQLLVDMLQSAMPPAPPGQGLQVNKQA